In one Natronosalvus amylolyticus genomic region, the following are encoded:
- a CDS encoding ATP synthase subunit B gives MKEYQTITEISGPLVFAEVDEPVGYDEIVEIETEAGETLRGQVLESSEGLVSIQVFEGTGGIDRNASVRFLGETMKMPVTEDLLGRVMDGSGNPIDGGPEIVPDERRDIVGAAINPYSREYPEEFIQTGVSSIDGMNTLVRGQKLPIFSGSGLPHNDLALQIARQATVPEDAGDDDGDDEGSEFAVIFGAMGITQEEANEFMADFERTGALERSVVFMNLADDPAVERTVTPRLALTTAEYLAFDKGYHVLVILTDITNYCEALREIGAAREEVPGRRGYPGYMYTDLAQLYERAGRIQGREGSVTQIPILTMPSDDITHPIPDLTGYITEGQIIVDRSLNSQGIEPPINVLPSLSRLMDDGIGEGLTRGDHADVSDQLYAAYAEGEDLRDLVNIVGREALTERDNKFLDFADRFENEFVEQGYDTNRSIEDTLDIGWDLLSMLPKEELNRIDEDLIAEYYREDAAEAVQAD, from the coding sequence ATGAAAGAATATCAAACCATTACGGAAATCAGCGGTCCGCTGGTGTTCGCCGAGGTCGACGAGCCCGTTGGCTACGACGAAATCGTCGAAATCGAGACCGAAGCCGGCGAGACCCTGCGCGGACAAGTGCTCGAATCGAGCGAAGGTCTCGTCTCGATCCAGGTGTTCGAGGGGACGGGCGGTATCGACCGCAACGCGTCCGTTCGTTTCCTGGGCGAGACGATGAAGATGCCCGTCACCGAGGATCTCCTCGGGCGGGTGATGGACGGGTCGGGGAACCCAATCGATGGCGGTCCCGAAATCGTCCCGGACGAGCGTCGAGACATCGTCGGTGCGGCGATCAACCCGTACTCGCGCGAGTACCCAGAGGAGTTCATCCAGACGGGTGTCTCCTCCATCGACGGGATGAACACGCTGGTTCGTGGTCAGAAGCTGCCAATCTTCTCCGGATCGGGTCTGCCACACAACGACCTGGCACTCCAGATCGCTCGGCAAGCGACCGTGCCGGAAGACGCCGGTGATGACGACGGCGACGACGAAGGGTCGGAGTTCGCCGTCATTTTCGGTGCGATGGGGATTACCCAGGAGGAGGCAAACGAGTTCATGGCCGACTTCGAGCGTACCGGCGCACTCGAGCGCTCGGTCGTCTTCATGAACCTGGCGGACGACCCGGCAGTCGAGCGGACGGTCACGCCGCGACTGGCGCTGACCACCGCAGAGTATCTGGCCTTCGACAAGGGCTATCACGTACTGGTCATCCTCACGGACATCACGAACTACTGTGAGGCGCTCCGTGAGATCGGTGCCGCCCGTGAGGAAGTTCCCGGACGTCGTGGTTACCCCGGATACATGTACACTGACCTGGCCCAGCTCTACGAACGGGCGGGTCGAATTCAGGGTCGTGAAGGGTCGGTCACGCAGATTCCGATCCTGACGATGCCTTCTGACGACATCACGCACCCGATCCCTGACCTGACGGGATACATTACCGAGGGGCAGATCATCGTCGACCGATCCCTGAACAGTCAGGGTATCGAGCCGCCGATCAACGTCCTTCCAAGCCTCTCGCGGCTGATGGACGACGGTATCGGTGAGGGACTGACGCGTGGCGACCACGCCGACGTCTCCGACCAGCTGTACGCCGCGTACGCGGAGGGTGAGGACCTGCGTGACCTCGTGAACATTGTCGGCCGCGAAGCGCTGACCGAGCGGGACAACAAGTTCCTCGACTTCGCCGACCGCTTCGAAAACGAGTTCGTCGAGCAGGGCTACGACACCAACCGATCTATCGAGGACACTCTCGACATCGGCTGGGACCTGCTCTCGATGCTGCCAAAAGAGGAACTCAACCGGATCGACGAGGACCTCATCGCGGAGTACTACCGTGAGGACGCTGCGGAAGCGGTGCAGGCTGACTAG
- a CDS encoding ATP synthase subunit A, with the protein MSQAQTESVDEDGVIESVSGPVVTAADLDARMNDVVYVGDEGLMGEVIEIEGNLTTIQVYEETSGVGPGEPVENTGEPLSVDLGPGLLDTIYDGVQRPLDELEAKMNSAFLDRGVDAPGIDLERTWEFTPTVEEGDAVEAGDVIGEVPETESITHKVMVPPDSDGGEIESIEAGTYTVDETVATLDSGEEISMHQEWPVRSARPAAEKQTPTVPLVSGQRVQDGLFPIAKGGTAAIPGPFGSGKTVTQHQLAKWSDADIVVYVGCGERGNEMTEVIEDFPELEDPKTGKPLMSRTCLIANTSNMPVAARESCIYTGITIAEYFRDMGYDVALMADSTSRWAEAMREISSRLEEMPGEEGYPAYLSASLSEFYERAGLFQNINGTEGSVSVIGAVSPPGGDFSEPVTQNTLRIVKTFWALDADLAERRHFPSINWNESYSLYRQQLDPWFRDNVAEDYPEVRQWGVDVLDEEDELQEIVQLVGKDALPEDQQLTLEVARYLREAWLQQNAFHDVDTFCPPEKTYRMLQAIKTFNDEAFNALDAGVPVDEIQDIDAAPRLNRMGTAEEWDEFIDEVEADLESQIRELY; encoded by the coding sequence ATGAGCCAAGCACAAACAGAATCCGTCGACGAAGACGGTGTAATCGAAAGCGTGAGCGGTCCTGTCGTGACCGCCGCGGACCTCGACGCCCGGATGAACGACGTCGTCTACGTCGGTGACGAAGGGCTGATGGGTGAGGTCATCGAAATCGAAGGAAACCTGACCACGATTCAGGTGTACGAGGAAACCTCGGGTGTCGGCCCCGGCGAACCCGTCGAGAACACGGGCGAACCGCTGAGCGTCGACCTCGGACCGGGCCTGCTCGACACCATCTACGACGGTGTCCAGCGCCCGCTCGACGAACTCGAGGCGAAAATGAACTCGGCGTTCCTCGACCGCGGAGTCGACGCGCCGGGAATCGACCTCGAGCGCACGTGGGAGTTTACGCCCACTGTCGAGGAAGGTGACGCCGTCGAAGCCGGCGACGTCATCGGTGAAGTCCCCGAAACCGAGAGCATCACCCACAAGGTGATGGTCCCGCCGGACAGTGACGGTGGCGAGATCGAATCGATCGAAGCGGGCACGTACACGGTCGACGAGACGGTGGCGACGCTCGACTCGGGCGAAGAAATCTCGATGCATCAGGAGTGGCCAGTCCGCTCTGCCCGACCGGCAGCCGAGAAGCAGACGCCGACGGTCCCGCTCGTGTCGGGACAACGCGTTCAGGACGGTCTGTTCCCCATCGCGAAAGGTGGGACGGCCGCAATTCCCGGACCGTTCGGTTCGGGGAAAACGGTTACCCAGCACCAGCTCGCCAAGTGGTCTGACGCCGACATCGTCGTCTACGTCGGCTGTGGTGAGCGTGGCAACGAGATGACGGAAGTGATCGAGGACTTCCCGGAACTCGAGGACCCCAAGACGGGGAAACCGCTGATGTCCCGGACGTGCCTCATCGCGAACACCTCGAACATGCCCGTCGCCGCGCGTGAATCCTGTATCTATACGGGAATCACTATCGCGGAGTACTTCCGTGACATGGGCTACGACGTCGCGTTGATGGCCGACTCCACCTCGCGGTGGGCAGAGGCCATGCGTGAGATTTCGAGCCGACTCGAGGAGATGCCTGGTGAAGAGGGGTACCCGGCGTACCTCTCTGCTTCGCTGTCCGAGTTCTACGAGCGAGCAGGGCTGTTCCAGAACATCAACGGCACCGAAGGGTCGGTGTCGGTTATCGGCGCAGTGTCTCCACCAGGTGGGGACTTCTCCGAGCCGGTCACCCAGAACACGCTTCGTATCGTCAAGACGTTCTGGGCGCTCGACGCGGACCTGGCCGAACGCCGGCACTTCCCGTCGATCAACTGGAACGAGTCCTACTCGCTGTATCGACAGCAACTCGACCCGTGGTTCCGCGACAACGTTGCCGAAGACTACCCCGAGGTCCGACAGTGGGGTGTCGACGTGCTCGACGAGGAGGACGAACTCCAGGAGATCGTCCAGTTGGTCGGCAAAGACGCACTGCCAGAAGACCAGCAGTTGACCCTCGAGGTTGCCCGCTACCTGCGTGAAGCGTGGCTCCAGCAGAACGCGTTCCACGACGTGGACACGTTCTGCCCGCCGGAGAAGACCTACCGGATGCTCCAGGCCATCAAGACGTTCAACGACGAGGCGTTCAACGCCCTCGACGCTGGCGTCCCGGTCGACGAGATTCAGGATATCGATGCCGCACCCCGGCTCAACCGGATGGGCACGGCCGAGGAGTGGGACGAGTTCATCGACGAAGTCGAGGCGGACCTCGAGTCCCAGATCAGGGAGCTCTACTAG
- a CDS encoding V-type ATP synthase subunit F → MSQEIAVVGSPEFTTGFRLAGVREFANVPDDEKDERLDEAVTGVLEDDGVGIVVMHEGDLEHLSRNVRSNVETSVEPVVVTIGSGASGGGGLREQIKRAIGIDLMDEDSE, encoded by the coding sequence ATGAGCCAGGAGATAGCCGTCGTCGGCAGTCCGGAGTTCACAACGGGCTTTCGACTCGCCGGCGTCAGAGAGTTTGCGAACGTTCCGGACGACGAGAAAGACGAGCGCCTCGATGAGGCTGTCACGGGCGTCCTCGAGGACGACGGCGTCGGTATCGTCGTCATGCACGAGGGCGACCTCGAGCACCTCTCACGAAACGTTCGTTCGAACGTCGAGACAAGCGTCGAACCGGTCGTCGTCACGATTGGCAGCGGTGCCAGTGGCGGTGGCGGCCTTCGCGAACAGATCAAACGCGCCATCGGTATCGACCTGATGGACGAAGACAGTGAATAA
- a CDS encoding V-type ATP synthase subunit C, with translation MSIGASNPEYVNARVRARRAALFADEDYRKLIRMGPSGIARFMEETEYEREINALGARFSGVDLIEYALNRNLAKHFHDLLDWSEGRLYDLIARYLRKFDVWNVKTIIRGIYTETSSDEVQTDLIRAGEIDDSTIDRLLEVDTIEDAIETLNATMFYEPLLEAFETYEQTGALVPLENALDRAFYENLLADLGRPQEGPEALYVEFLEAEIDFRNARNALRLARTGADLDPAAYYIGGGVLFTESELSRLVTDYDELVSHIADSRRYGDTLSSALTQLREAESLIQFEHALEAALLEYADTLSSSYPVSVSAVLSYILAKEREVENIRAIARGREVGLSESEIEDELVIL, from the coding sequence ATGAGTATAGGTGCCTCAAATCCGGAGTACGTGAACGCTCGCGTTCGGGCCCGCCGAGCCGCGCTGTTCGCCGACGAGGACTACCGCAAGCTGATCCGGATGGGGCCGAGCGGGATCGCACGGTTCATGGAGGAGACGGAGTACGAGCGAGAGATCAACGCCCTCGGGGCACGATTTTCGGGTGTCGACCTGATCGAGTACGCCCTGAACCGGAACCTCGCAAAGCACTTCCATGACTTACTCGACTGGTCGGAAGGTCGGCTCTACGACCTCATCGCCCGGTACCTCCGAAAGTTCGACGTCTGGAACGTCAAAACGATTATCCGTGGCATCTACACCGAGACCTCGAGTGACGAGGTCCAGACCGACCTGATTCGGGCCGGTGAAATCGACGACTCCACGATCGATCGACTGCTCGAAGTCGACACGATCGAAGACGCCATCGAGACGCTCAACGCGACGATGTTTTACGAACCGCTGCTCGAGGCGTTCGAAACCTACGAGCAGACCGGTGCCCTCGTCCCCCTCGAGAACGCTCTCGACCGGGCGTTTTACGAGAACCTGCTCGCCGACCTCGGTCGGCCACAGGAAGGACCGGAGGCGCTGTACGTCGAGTTCCTCGAGGCCGAAATCGACTTCCGAAACGCTCGGAACGCCCTGCGACTCGCTCGAACGGGCGCTGACCTCGACCCGGCAGCGTACTACATCGGCGGCGGCGTGCTCTTCACCGAGAGTGAATTGAGTCGCCTCGTCACCGATTACGACGAACTCGTCAGCCACATCGCCGACAGTCGACGCTACGGCGACACGCTTTCGAGTGCGTTAACGCAACTCAGAGAGGCTGAGAGCCTTATCCAGTTCGAACACGCACTGGAAGCGGCACTACTCGAGTACGCCGATACGCTCTCGAGCAGCTACCCCGTCTCGGTGTCTGCGGTCCTCTCGTACATCCTCGCCAAAGAGCGCGAGGTCGAGAACATCCGTGCGATCGCTCGCGGCCGCGAGGTCGGTCTCTCGGAAAGCGAAATCGAAGACGAACTGGTGATTCTATGA
- a CDS encoding V-type ATP synthase subunit E translates to MSLETVVEDIREEAHARAEEIRAEGESRAEEIEAAAEDDATEIVESAEAEVEREIAQLREQRLSSAKLEAKQERLEARRDVLEEVRAAVEDELVDLPADTREELTRTLLDAAGEEFDEGDDVRVYGRADDAELLSSILEDYDGYEHAGEYECLGGVVVESDQSRLRVNNTFDSVLEDVWESNLREISNKLFEQ, encoded by the coding sequence ATGAGTTTGGAAACAGTCGTTGAAGACATTCGGGAGGAGGCCCACGCGCGTGCAGAGGAAATACGCGCGGAGGGCGAATCTCGCGCCGAAGAAATCGAGGCGGCAGCCGAAGACGACGCTACCGAAATCGTCGAGTCGGCCGAAGCCGAAGTCGAGCGCGAGATTGCTCAGCTCCGAGAACAGCGACTCTCCAGTGCGAAACTGGAGGCGAAACAGGAGCGACTGGAGGCCCGACGTGACGTGCTCGAGGAGGTCCGTGCGGCCGTCGAGGACGAACTCGTCGACCTGCCAGCCGATACCCGAGAGGAACTGACCCGGACGTTGCTCGACGCTGCAGGCGAAGAGTTCGACGAAGGTGACGACGTTCGCGTCTACGGTCGTGCAGATGACGCCGAGTTGCTATCGTCGATCCTCGAGGACTACGACGGCTACGAGCACGCTGGCGAGTACGAGTGTCTCGGCGGCGTCGTCGTCGAGAGCGACCAATCTCGACTCCGCGTCAACAACACGTTTGACTCGGTGCTCGAGGATGTCTGGGAATCGAACCTCCGAGAAATCAGCAACAAACTCTTCGAGCAATGA
- a CDS encoding V-type ATP synthase subunit I — MLRPEQMSKVSLAGSKSVMVPVIETVHELNLVHLSDYDGTWEGFDNGNPVEGADESSEKLVTVRSLESILDITEEDAGPGRLPDDWETRLEEVRTKVNALDDERNEIREERRQVQEKIDRVAPFAELGIDLDLLSGYDSVDVLVGEGPTSDVEAALEASEDIRAFETFTGGNVIAIVAAPSADADDDAAIIDDALVGIEFSRHPVPETDENPEKYVEDLEHRKRQLDADIEEIDSDLERIKLDEAGFLLRLEEELSIEVQKADAPLQFATSNRAFVAEGWVPTNQYEELVARLNEVVGDSVEVEELERASYDRHGAHHHTEQLHDEDSAEAADESDSESKPPKQAATDGGYVTMDDEPPVRQSNPSAAGPFEELVQVISRPKYSELDPTIILWMTFPLFFGFMISDVGYGALYVLIGYYLYKNLDGMLGSLGMVAVWCGSFTILFGFFFGEFFGFHFLGDMLPGDIGGWYKGLDPYSTDFALAWLVVSVLFGVAHLNIGYVLDFVDNLSHGLWNAITHSVSWILLLNGIWIWVFTHQASADKPDFLFSVFDGQPFSLGFNGFGEGSIWMLGATIPVPGGGEFLFTLPLAMILLGAILLGIGDALELVEILIPFAHVLSYTRMTAVLLAKGGMAFVVNLLTFGAWETQEGQRMFDASWEESIPYASSEMMFEGLFHMGDGASAIVFILLGIIVLIFGHILVLLLGITSAGLQGIRLEYVEFFGKFYEGGGKNYEPFGYDRNHSED, encoded by the coding sequence ATGCTCAGACCTGAGCAGATGAGCAAAGTCTCGCTGGCTGGCTCCAAATCCGTAATGGTGCCGGTCATCGAGACCGTCCACGAACTTAACCTGGTCCACCTGAGCGACTACGACGGAACCTGGGAGGGTTTCGACAACGGCAACCCCGTCGAGGGTGCCGACGAATCCTCCGAGAAACTCGTCACCGTTCGCTCCCTCGAGAGTATCCTCGATATCACCGAGGAAGACGCCGGACCGGGTCGGCTTCCCGACGACTGGGAGACGCGTCTCGAGGAGGTTCGCACGAAAGTGAACGCCCTCGACGACGAACGAAACGAGATCAGAGAGGAACGACGACAGGTCCAGGAGAAGATCGACCGCGTCGCTCCGTTTGCCGAACTCGGGATCGACCTGGACTTGCTGTCCGGGTACGACTCGGTCGACGTTCTGGTCGGCGAAGGGCCGACCTCGGACGTCGAGGCGGCCCTCGAGGCGTCCGAGGACATCCGTGCCTTCGAGACGTTCACTGGCGGCAACGTGATCGCCATCGTTGCGGCACCGAGTGCCGACGCCGACGACGACGCGGCGATCATCGACGACGCTCTCGTCGGTATCGAGTTCTCCCGACATCCCGTTCCCGAAACGGACGAAAACCCCGAGAAATACGTCGAAGACCTCGAGCACCGCAAACGGCAACTCGATGCCGATATCGAGGAAATCGACTCGGACCTCGAGCGGATCAAACTCGACGAGGCGGGCTTTTTGCTCCGTCTCGAAGAGGAACTCAGCATCGAAGTGCAAAAGGCCGACGCCCCGCTGCAGTTTGCGACGAGTAACCGGGCGTTCGTCGCCGAAGGCTGGGTGCCAACCAACCAGTACGAGGAACTCGTTGCGCGACTCAACGAGGTCGTCGGCGACAGCGTGGAGGTCGAAGAACTCGAGCGGGCGAGCTACGACCGTCACGGCGCACACCACCACACGGAGCAACTCCACGACGAGGATTCGGCCGAGGCGGCCGACGAATCAGACTCGGAGTCAAAGCCACCGAAACAGGCAGCGACTGACGGTGGCTACGTCACGATGGACGACGAACCGCCGGTCAGACAGAGCAACCCGTCGGCGGCGGGTCCCTTCGAGGAACTGGTGCAGGTTATCTCCCGACCGAAGTACAGCGAACTCGACCCGACGATCATCCTCTGGATGACGTTCCCGCTGTTCTTCGGATTCATGATCAGTGACGTCGGATACGGTGCCCTGTACGTCCTGATCGGCTACTATCTGTACAAAAACCTCGACGGAATGCTCGGTAGCCTCGGGATGGTCGCCGTCTGGTGTGGATCCTTCACGATACTCTTCGGGTTCTTCTTCGGAGAGTTCTTCGGATTCCACTTCCTGGGCGATATGCTACCGGGCGATATCGGTGGCTGGTACAAGGGGTTGGATCCGTATTCGACTGACTTCGCTCTGGCGTGGCTCGTGGTGAGCGTCCTCTTCGGCGTGGCACACCTCAACATCGGCTACGTCCTGGATTTCGTCGACAACCTCAGCCACGGCCTGTGGAACGCGATTACGCACAGCGTTTCCTGGATCCTGTTGCTCAACGGCATCTGGATCTGGGTGTTCACCCACCAGGCCAGTGCTGACAAGCCGGACTTCCTGTTCAGCGTGTTCGACGGCCAGCCGTTCAGCCTCGGGTTCAACGGCTTCGGCGAGGGGAGCATCTGGATGCTCGGTGCAACGATTCCAGTGCCCGGTGGCGGCGAGTTCCTTTTCACGCTGCCGCTGGCGATGATCCTGCTGGGAGCCATCCTGCTGGGCATCGGCGACGCACTCGAGCTGGTCGAGATTCTCATCCCGTTCGCCCACGTCCTCTCGTACACCCGGATGACCGCCGTCCTGCTCGCGAAAGGTGGGATGGCGTTCGTCGTCAACCTGCTCACGTTCGGTGCGTGGGAGACACAGGAGGGCCAGCGGATGTTCGACGCGTCGTGGGAGGAGTCGATCCCCTACGCATCGTCGGAGATGATGTTCGAGGGACTGTTCCACATGGGCGATGGCGCATCGGCGATCGTCTTCATCCTGCTCGGCATAATCGTGTTGATTTTCGGGCACATCCTGGTCTTGCTACTTGGTATCACAAGTGCCGGATTACAGGGTATCAGGCTCGAATACGTCGAGTTCTTTGGGAAGTTTTATGAAGGCGGTGGAAAGAACTACGAACCGTTCGGATACGATCGAAACCACAGTGAGGACTAA
- the ahaH gene encoding ATP synthase archaeal subunit H translates to MPRPEVLKQITSAEEEADKIVALAENDRDDRIAEARERAEEIRTEAEEEARALKERRLEDAREEIDAECERVLREGKQDREALAESARTRVGEVTAHVVELFQEDVNAQT, encoded by the coding sequence ATGCCGAGGCCAGAGGTTCTCAAACAGATCACGTCGGCGGAAGAAGAGGCCGACAAAATCGTCGCATTGGCGGAAAACGATCGCGACGATCGCATAGCCGAGGCCCGGGAACGCGCTGAAGAGATTCGCACGGAGGCAGAAGAAGAGGCGCGAGCCCTCAAAGAGCGTCGTCTCGAAGACGCTCGAGAGGAGATCGACGCCGAGTGTGAACGCGTGCTCCGGGAAGGAAAACAGGACCGGGAGGCACTGGCAGAGAGTGCCCGAACACGGGTCGGCGAGGTGACAGCCCACGTCGTCGAACTGTTCCAGGAGGACGTCAATGCTCAGACCTGA
- a CDS encoding methyltransferase domain-containing protein yields MGILENKARARLFYKYLSQVYDQINPFIWNEEMRTEALSLLDFEDAEMVLDVGCGTGFATEGLLEHVDTVYALDQSEHQLEKAYTKFGKAGGPVQFHRGDAERLPFQTNTFDIVWSSGSIEYWPEPVLALREFNRVLKPGGQVLVVGPNYPENPIAQVLADAMMLFYDEHEADRMFKDAGFEAVKHLFQGPSYEPEVAITTIARAPE; encoded by the coding sequence ATGGGTATTCTCGAGAACAAGGCACGGGCGCGGCTGTTCTATAAGTACCTGTCACAGGTGTACGACCAGATCAATCCCTTCATCTGGAACGAGGAGATGCGCACAGAAGCGCTCTCACTGCTCGACTTCGAAGACGCCGAGATGGTGCTCGACGTCGGCTGTGGGACCGGCTTTGCCACCGAAGGCCTACTCGAGCACGTCGACACGGTCTACGCACTCGACCAGAGCGAACACCAACTCGAGAAGGCGTACACGAAATTCGGGAAAGCAGGTGGCCCAGTCCAGTTCCACCGGGGCGACGCCGAGCGGCTCCCGTTTCAGACGAACACGTTCGACATCGTCTGGTCGTCCGGCTCCATCGAGTACTGGCCCGAACCCGTCCTCGCGCTACGGGAGTTCAACCGCGTCCTGAAACCGGGCGGACAGGTACTGGTCGTCGGCCCGAACTATCCGGAGAACCCGATAGCCCAGGTGCTTGCCGACGCCATGATGCTCTTTTACGATGAGCACGAAGCCGACCGAATGTTCAAAGACGCCGGCTTCGAGGCGGTCAAACACCTTTTCCAGGGCCCGAGCTACGAGCCCGAAGTCGCGATTACGACGATTGCTCGCGCGCCCGAGTGA
- a CDS encoding type IV pilin, with translation MYYVAAFSPVVPAAVQPVRPPTPTPCLAITFEETLARLRCSSSGSIMHRRGPRGVSPLVGTVLFLGITVLLAGTLAIGVAPHLASPSTATPGQALELEADADRDELVFDLVAGNAIDVRELEVHVTIDDEPLEFQPPVPFVGAHGFRGAPDGPFNGATDPQWRPGERAAVRLAGTNAPALEEGSVVRAHLTVDGQTIARLVTVAC, from the coding sequence GTGTACTATGTCGCCGCTTTCTCACCGGTGGTCCCGGCTGCAGTTCAGCCGGTTCGCCCGCCCACGCCGACGCCCTGTCTCGCGATCACGTTCGAGGAGACGCTCGCCCGATTACGCTGCTCCTCGAGCGGGTCGATAATGCACCGTCGAGGGCCGCGTGGGGTAAGCCCACTGGTCGGAACCGTTCTCTTTCTCGGCATAACGGTCCTCCTCGCCGGAACGTTGGCCATCGGAGTTGCCCCGCATCTGGCGAGTCCATCGACGGCTACCCCTGGACAAGCGCTCGAACTCGAGGCCGACGCGGACCGGGACGAACTGGTCTTCGACCTCGTCGCCGGAAACGCGATCGACGTCCGCGAACTCGAGGTGCACGTGACCATAGACGACGAGCCACTCGAGTTCCAACCGCCGGTACCGTTCGTCGGCGCACACGGCTTTCGGGGGGCTCCTGACGGGCCGTTCAACGGTGCGACTGATCCACAGTGGCGACCGGGGGAACGCGCCGCAGTTCGTCTGGCCGGGACGAACGCCCCGGCGCTCGAAGAGGGTTCGGTCGTTCGAGCACACCTCACGGTCGATGGGCAGACGATTGCTCGGCTCGTGACGGTGGCATGTTAG